Proteins encoded within one genomic window of Humulus lupulus chromosome 1, drHumLupu1.1, whole genome shotgun sequence:
- the LOC133832566 gene encoding uncharacterized protein LOC133832566 has product MLNNRSQGNFPSNIVVNPKENCQAISLRSGKQVEQPSIQQSAVRNKELGEKFDTNEKGVTEGHKRPEKSYPVVVDQPFHVPYPQRHRKTSLDKQFSKFLEVFTKFHINIPFAEALEQMPSYVRFMKEILSKKRKMEDYEMVALTEECSAILQRKFPQNLRDPGSFTIPCTIEKFECKHALCDLGLSINLMPLSVFRRLGLGEASPTTVILQLADRSVKHPRGIIEDVLVKVDKFIFSADFIALDMEEDENVPIILGRPFLATRQALIDVQKGELTLRV; this is encoded by the coding sequence ATGCTTAATAACAGATCGCAAGGGAATTTTCCTAGCAATATTGTGgtaaatcctaaggagaattGTCAGGCAATTTCGTTGAGAAGTGGTAAGCAAGTGGAGCAGCCCAGTATACAACAGTCAGCAGTCCGTAATAAGGAGTTGGGTGAGAAATTTGATACAAATGAGAAAGGGGTTACTGAAGGCCATAAGAGACCAGAGAAGAGTTATCCAGTTGTTGTTGACCAGCCATTTCATgttccatatcctcagaggcatAGAAAAACTTCACtagataaacagttttctaagtttctagAGGTATTCACAAAGTTTCACATCAatattccttttgctgaggccttAGAGCAGATGCCTAGCTATGTGAgattcatgaaggagattctatCCAAGAAAAGGAAGATGGAAGATTATGAGATGgtggcactcactgaagagtgcagtgcaATATTGCAGAGAAAGTTTCCCCAAaatttgagagatccggggagctttACTATACCGTGTACAATCGAgaagtttgaatgtaagcatgcttTGTGTGATTTGGGGTTGAGTATAAATCTGATGCCTTTGTCTGTATtcagaagacttggtttgggggaggctagTCCTACAACAGTTATATTACAACTAGCAGATCGTTCAGTTAAACACCCAAGAGGAATCATAGAGGATGTCCTTGTTAAAGTGGACAAATTCATTTTTTCGGCAGATTTCATAGCATTGGATATGGAAGAAGATGAAAATGTCCCAATCATTCTGGGAAGGCCATTTTTAGCTACTAGGCAGGCTTTAATTGATGTTCAAAAGGGTGAACTGACACTTCGAGTCTAG